From the genome of Chanodichthys erythropterus isolate Z2021 chromosome 17, ASM2448905v1, whole genome shotgun sequence:
CCGATTCTGCCTCATCCCTGCTGCAGCTACACCAACTGTAACAAGAACACATCACTTTTCAAAGTAGTAGTATACAACACAATTCACTCATGAACACAGCACTTTTCTATATAGTGTAGTCTTTCACTGTCATCATGAGTATGTTGTTTGACTTTGATCAAACAATAGATAATCTTCCACTGTAGTTATCAGGACACATAATAGACAAACATTATGTTCACCTTTGAACTACTGTAATATGATGGTGCACAAATATGAACACAAAGAGTAGGTGTTGTAGAGATTGTTTTCAGATTATAAAACATCAATCAAACAGTGGGGGGAGGGGACACTTACTACAGCATACAAGGATTACATCATTGTTCTCAAGAGATGAATCAGAAAAATATATTTGGATTCAGTAACTCAGGCAGTCAATTATCTCTGCAGCATGACAGAATAAGAATGAGCACTGGATTTACAGCTGTGTAATTAAAAGCAGCTCACAAGTGTTCAGACAGTCACTGTCATTGTTTGCTCTGACtctaaatatttatgtttatttatacagGTCTGTGATTAAAATTTTATGCAGCAAATATATTTGCATGTATTTTTCCTCCATTTGAAAATAGCTGTTAAATGTGTGAATTGACAATTTATATAATTCTCTAAATTTCTGTTTTCAGCTTGTGCAAAACAACAGATGCAAAGCTGCAATGAGTTCTATAAATGCCAGTTTTTCCCAGAGTATCCTCATTGTTCATCCTGAATACTTTTTCATCATTGGACTTTCAGGTATACCGTACAGCACTTATTactatattttcttatttatcaCATATTTCTTTTCTATAATTGGGAACTCTATAGTCCTTCTTATTATAGCTCTTCACCGGAGCCTGCACAGTCCAAAGTACATTGGCGTGTTTAACTTGGCCTTGGCTGATATTGGTGAAACTAATGCACTGATTCCTAACATGATGAGGACTTTTCTGTTTAACTCACAGTACATTTCCTTCAATGCTTGTTTagcaaacatgttttttgtgTTCTTCTTCAGTTCTATGCAAAGTTTCACACTTGTTGTTTTGGCATATGATCGCTTCATTGCTATTTGTTTGCCATTAAGATATCATGCTCTTGTGAACAATACCAGTATGGCTTTAATTTTCACAGCAGTATATGTATTTAATTGTACTGTGGTGTCCATGATGGTGTCTTTTATCACCCGACTTTCATTCTGTGAATCTAATATGATACCAAGTTATTTTTGTGATCATGGACCAATTTATAGGTTGGCATGTAATGACAATAGCCTTAATAAGTTCATGGCATTTCTTATTGCATCTTTATACTTTATAGTACCATTGGTCATTATAGTCCTGTCTTATCTGGCCATTTTTCTTGCTTTAACCAAAATTACATCTTGGGAAGGGCGTTTAAAAGCCCTAAAGACCTGTGTTTCACACCTTTTGTTAGTAGGAACATTTTTTCTTCCCATATTCTGTGTATACTTTTCACAACTCTTGCTGTCTCTCTCACCCAATGCAAGGGTCATCTGCACATCTCTGGCATACGCTGTTCCACCAATGCTAAATCCCATCATTTATGTCTTAAACACAGCTGAAATCAAAGATATAATTCAAAAAGTGTTTAGAAACAGATCTGTTGAAAGTatttcaaaatgattaaaatgtctATGAATTTATGTTGTAAAA
Proteins encoded in this window:
- the LOC137004863 gene encoding olfactory receptor 52E4-like: MSSINASFSQSILIVHPEYFFIIGLSGIPYSTYYYIFLFITYFFSIIGNSIVLLIIALHRSLHSPKYIGVFNLALADIGETNALIPNMMRTFLFNSQYISFNACLANMFFVFFFSSMQSFTLVVLAYDRFIAICLPLRYHALVNNTSMALIFTAVYVFNCTVVSMMVSFITRLSFCESNMIPSYFCDHGPIYRLACNDNSLNKFMAFLIASLYFIVPLVIIVLSYLAIFLALTKITSWEGRLKALKTCVSHLLLVGTFFLPIFCVYFSQLLLSLSPNARVICTSLAYAVPPMLNPIIYVLNTAEIKDIIQKVFRNRSVESISK